From Halapricum desulfuricans, a single genomic window includes:
- a CDS encoding GNAT family N-acetyltransferase, with product MNPEIRTVDAPDEDDSVYQDALSVRTTVFVEEQGVPADLEVDEHESDAIHLVAYDDDEPIGAARLRRPGETTGKVERVAVRSAYRERDVGTALMERLEAVARDRGLETMRLHSQVRAAPFYARFGYERVGERFEEAGIPHVEMRKTLAGE from the coding sequence ATGAACCCCGAGATACGGACCGTCGACGCACCGGACGAGGACGATTCCGTCTATCAAGACGCCCTTTCGGTTCGGACGACCGTCTTCGTCGAGGAACAGGGCGTTCCTGCCGACCTCGAAGTCGACGAACACGAATCGGACGCGATCCATCTCGTCGCCTACGACGACGACGAACCCATCGGGGCGGCCCGGCTTCGACGGCCGGGCGAGACGACTGGCAAAGTCGAACGCGTCGCGGTACGGTCGGCGTATCGCGAGCGCGACGTCGGCACTGCACTCATGGAGCGACTCGAAGCGGTGGCCCGCGACCGCGGTCTCGAAACCATGCGACTGCACTCCCAGGTCCGGGCCGCCCCGTTCTACGCCCGGTTCGGATACGAGCGCGTCGGAGAGCGGTTCGAAGAGGCCGGAATCCCACACGTCGAGATGCGAAAGACGCTGGCTGGCGAGTGA
- a CDS encoding aminopeptidase yields MDPRVREHAEIIVNHSIDCSEGDHVVIDAHPVAEDLVTAIVESVAEVGGHPLVIQERLGKRFRRAYLKHYDGEFEEPEHTHALYEAMDAYIAIKGGDNETELGDVDTETQSAYEKAYEPVRETRLNKTWNLTLHPAAANAQQAEMATEEYETFVYDAINKDWDAVREQQQEMADRLTDAEKVRIVSGDTTDITMSVAGNETLNDHGENNLPGGEVFTAPVKDSVSGEAYFDIPIYHQGREIAGARLVFEDGEVVEHSAEKNEALLTDVLETDDGASYLGELGIGMNRDIDRFTRNILFDEKMGDTVHMAVGRAYPETVGEDNEQNESAVHVDMILDMSEDSYIELDGEVVQRDGKFWFEE; encoded by the coding sequence ATGGATCCACGCGTTCGCGAACACGCCGAGATCATCGTCAATCACTCGATCGACTGCAGCGAGGGCGATCACGTCGTCATCGACGCCCACCCGGTCGCGGAGGACCTCGTCACGGCCATCGTCGAGTCCGTCGCCGAGGTGGGCGGTCACCCGCTCGTGATCCAGGAGCGACTGGGCAAGCGCTTCCGACGGGCGTATCTCAAGCACTACGACGGCGAGTTCGAGGAGCCAGAGCATACCCACGCGCTCTACGAGGCGATGGACGCCTACATCGCGATCAAGGGCGGTGACAACGAGACCGAGCTCGGCGACGTCGACACCGAAACCCAATCCGCCTACGAGAAAGCGTACGAGCCGGTCAGAGAAACCCGTCTGAACAAGACCTGGAACCTGACACTCCATCCGGCGGCGGCCAACGCCCAGCAGGCCGAGATGGCGACCGAAGAGTACGAGACCTTCGTCTACGACGCCATCAACAAGGACTGGGACGCGGTCCGCGAGCAGCAACAGGAGATGGCCGACCGGCTGACCGACGCCGAGAAGGTCCGTATCGTCTCGGGCGACACCACCGACATCACGATGTCGGTCGCCGGCAACGAGACGCTCAACGACCACGGCGAGAACAACCTCCCCGGCGGGGAGGTCTTTACGGCCCCCGTCAAAGACAGCGTCTCCGGGGAGGCGTACTTCGACATCCCGATCTACCACCAGGGCCGGGAGATCGCGGGCGCCCGTCTCGTCTTCGAGGACGGAGAAGTCGTCGAGCACAGCGCCGAAAAGAACGAGGCGCTGCTGACCGACGTACTGGAGACCGACGACGGGGCCAGCTACCTCGGTGAACTCGGAATCGGCATGAACCGCGACATCGATCGGTTCACTCGCAACATCCTCTTCGACGAGAAGATGGGCGACACCGTCCACATGGCCGTCGGCCGGGCCTACCCCGAAACGGTGGGCGAGGACAACGAACAGAACGAATCCGCCGTCCACGTCGACATGATCCTCGACATGAGCGAGGATTCGTACATCGAGCTGGACGGCGAAGTCGTCCAGCGCGATGGGAAATTTTGGTTCGAGGAGTAG
- a CDS encoding DUF7577 domain-containing protein has product MARAELHAGRRSRPAGPRPGRGSSPTYPAASPTGSGPRCPNCGAVNRGGMDYCKQCLGEL; this is encoded by the coding sequence GTGGCACGGGCTGAACTACATGCGGGACGACGATCTCGTCCGGCGGGCCCGCGACCGGGCAGAGGTAGCAGTCCCACGTATCCGGCCGCGTCGCCGACCGGGTCGGGGCCGCGGTGTCCGAACTGCGGGGCGGTCAACCGCGGCGGGATGGACTACTGCAAGCAGTGTCTCGGCGAACTGTAG
- a CDS encoding elongation factor EF-2 has product MGRRKKIVQECETLMDKPENIRNIAIAAHVDHGKTTLTDNLLAGAGMIADEGEATKLMMDTEEDEQERGITIDAANVSMTHEYEGTNHLINLIDTPGHVDFGGDVTRAMRAVDGALVVVDAVEGAMPQTETVLRQALREGVKPTLFINKVDRLISELQEGPEEMQERLLAVIRDVNELIRGMTEEMDDIDEDWTVSVEEGTVGFGSALYKWGVSMPSMQRTGMDFGEIMELERADKRQELHERTPLSDVVLDMVVEHFPNPVDAQPRRIPRIWRGDEDTDVAEQMQLVDEDGEVVLMVTDIGIDPHAGEIAAGRVFSGTIEKGQELYVSGTAGKNRVQSVGIYMGGEREEVEKVPAGNIAAVTGLKDAIAGSTVSSTEMTPFESIEHISEPVITKSVEAQSMDDLPKLIETLQQVAKEDPTINIEINEDTGEHLISGQGELHLEVVTQRIERNQGIPVNTGEPIVVYREAPQESSREVEGISPNRHNRFYITVEPLDADIVEAIKRGEASMDMPELERREALQEAGLDKDTSQEVETIHGSNIFVDDTKGIQHLNETMELVIEGLQEALNDGPLANEPVQGSLIRLHDARLHEDAIHRGPAQVIPAVRQAVHNALMDAEIRLLEPIQDVRIDVPNEHMGAASGEIQGRRGRVDDMYQEGDLMVVEGIAPVDEMIGFSSDIRSATEGRASWNTENAGFRVMADNLQPEKIAEIRERKGMKTELPEMIDYF; this is encoded by the coding sequence ATGGGCCGACGTAAGAAAATTGTCCAGGAATGTGAGACGCTGATGGACAAACCGGAGAACATCCGGAACATCGCCATCGCTGCTCACGTCGACCACGGTAAGACAACGCTGACAGACAATCTCCTCGCCGGTGCCGGCATGATCGCCGACGAGGGCGAGGCGACGAAGCTGATGATGGACACCGAAGAGGACGAACAGGAACGCGGGATCACCATCGACGCGGCCAACGTCTCGATGACCCACGAATACGAGGGTACCAACCACCTCATCAACCTCATCGACACGCCCGGCCACGTCGACTTCGGCGGGGACGTCACCCGCGCGATGCGTGCCGTCGACGGCGCGCTCGTCGTGGTGGACGCCGTCGAGGGCGCGATGCCCCAGACCGAGACCGTCCTCCGGCAGGCACTCCGCGAGGGCGTCAAGCCGACCCTGTTCATCAACAAGGTCGACCGTCTCATCTCCGAACTGCAGGAAGGTCCCGAGGAGATGCAGGAGCGTCTCCTGGCCGTGATCCGGGACGTCAACGAACTCATCCGCGGGATGACCGAGGAGATGGACGACATCGACGAGGACTGGACGGTGAGCGTCGAGGAGGGGACCGTCGGCTTCGGGTCCGCGCTCTACAAGTGGGGTGTCTCGATGCCCTCGATGCAGCGGACCGGCATGGACTTCGGCGAGATCATGGAACTGGAGCGGGCCGACAAGCGCCAGGAGCTCCACGAGCGGACGCCCCTTTCGGACGTCGTGCTGGACATGGTCGTCGAGCACTTCCCGAACCCGGTCGACGCTCAGCCCCGCCGAATTCCGCGCATCTGGCGCGGCGACGAGGACACCGACGTCGCCGAGCAGATGCAACTGGTCGACGAAGACGGCGAAGTCGTCCTGATGGTCACTGACATCGGGATCGACCCCCACGCCGGCGAGATCGCCGCTGGTCGTGTGTTCTCGGGCACCATCGAGAAAGGACAGGAGCTGTACGTCTCCGGCACTGCGGGTAAAAACCGCGTCCAGTCCGTCGGGATCTACATGGGCGGCGAGCGCGAGGAAGTCGAGAAAGTACCGGCCGGGAACATCGCCGCCGTCACCGGTCTGAAAGACGCCATCGCGGGATCGACGGTCTCCAGCACCGAGATGACCCCCTTCGAGTCGATCGAACACATCTCGGAGCCGGTCATCACCAAGTCCGTGGAGGCCCAGAGCATGGACGACCTGCCGAAACTCATCGAGACGCTCCAGCAGGTCGCCAAGGAGGACCCGACGATCAACATCGAGATCAACGAGGACACCGGCGAACACCTCATCTCCGGGCAGGGTGAGCTTCACCTCGAAGTCGTCACCCAGCGCATCGAGCGCAACCAGGGCATCCCCGTGAACACCGGCGAACCGATCGTCGTCTACCGCGAGGCGCCCCAGGAGTCCTCCCGCGAGGTCGAAGGCATCTCGCCGAACCGCCACAACCGCTTTTACATCACAGTCGAGCCGCTCGATGCGGACATCGTCGAAGCGATCAAACGCGGCGAGGCATCGATGGACATGCCCGAACTCGAACGCCGCGAGGCGCTGCAGGAGGCCGGCCTCGACAAGGACACGTCCCAGGAGGTCGAGACCATCCATGGATCCAACATTTTCGTCGACGACACGAAGGGGATCCAGCACCTCAACGAGACGATGGAACTGGTCATCGAGGGGCTGCAGGAGGCGCTCAACGACGGCCCGCTGGCCAACGAGCCGGTCCAGGGGTCGCTCATCCGCCTACACGACGCCCGTCTGCACGAGGACGCCATCCACCGCGGTCCCGCGCAGGTCATCCCGGCCGTCCGACAGGCCGTCCACAACGCCCTGATGGACGCCGAGATCCGGCTGCTCGAACCGATCCAGGACGTCCGCATCGACGTCCCCAACGAGCACATGGGCGCAGCGAGCGGCGAGATTCAGGGCCGCCGTGGCCGCGTCGACGACATGTACCAGGAAGGCGACCTCATGGTCGTCGAGGGTATCGCGCCCGTCGACGAGATGATCGGCTTCTCCAGTGACATCCGGAGCGCGACCGAGGGTCGTGCCTCCTGGAACACCGAGAACGCCGGCTTCCGGGTCATGGCCGACAACCTCCAGCCCGAGAAGATCGCCGAAATCCGCGAGCGCAAGGGCATGAAGACGGAACTGCCCGAGATGATCGACTACTTCTAA
- a CDS encoding DUF5781 family protein, with translation MDVQVRGGGPERPFLGAASLFGTEYDLQRPVQVEVRDDPDERTRVGHTDDRHRLIISRQAATSAMARELALHEFAHMYRHERSHPSHVQSTDEVLFLALAGRSVERRKVTHCYQIANHVKDIYADDLWLDLAPGEKLVRFFESTLAIAVSDRPAERQPTWTRRTPASDPDITAVNAAFALAQAERHDLIDRDHRLYDLAHAAAEDAPDVSLNTFKHRFLSLEPDPDDSGFRKALVDLTREYVLEERRAAD, from the coding sequence ATGGACGTACAGGTTCGGGGCGGCGGCCCGGAACGACCGTTTCTCGGTGCAGCGAGTCTCTTCGGGACGGAATACGACCTCCAACGGCCGGTGCAGGTCGAGGTACGGGACGATCCAGACGAACGCACGCGCGTTGGCCACACCGACGACCGCCACCGACTGATCATCTCCCGGCAGGCCGCGACGAGCGCGATGGCCCGCGAGCTCGCGCTTCACGAGTTCGCTCATATGTACCGCCACGAGCGGAGCCATCCCTCCCACGTCCAATCGACGGACGAAGTGCTCTTTCTGGCGCTGGCCGGTCGCAGCGTCGAACGCCGGAAGGTCACCCACTGCTATCAGATCGCCAATCACGTCAAGGATATCTACGCCGACGACCTGTGGCTGGACCTGGCTCCGGGGGAGAAACTCGTTCGGTTCTTCGAGTCGACGCTGGCGATTGCGGTCTCGGATCGGCCGGCCGAACGGCAGCCGACCTGGACGCGCCGGACACCCGCGTCCGACCCCGACATCACGGCTGTCAACGCTGCCTTCGCGCTGGCGCAGGCGGAACGACACGACCTGATCGACCGTGACCACCGATTGTACGACCTCGCTCACGCGGCCGCCGAAGACGCCCCAGACGTGAGTCTCAATACGTTCAAGCACCGATTTCTGTCGCTCGAACCCGACCCGGACGACAGCGGGTTCCGCAAAGCGCTGGTCGATCTCACCCGCGAGTACGTGCTGGAGGAAAGACGGGCCGCCGATTGA
- a CDS encoding 30S ribosomal protein S7, which yields MSEAESPDTETGAQLFGVYSVDDIEFSDPSTERYITVTPIAHTMGRHAEKQFKKSEISIVERLINRLMQTDENTGKKQQTTRITREAFEIVHERTEDNPVQILVSAVENSAPREETVRLKYGGISVPKAVDVAPQRRVDQALKFIAEGVYNSSFKTTTDAAEALAQQLIGAANNDVQTYAVSQKEEKERVAAAAR from the coding sequence ATGTCCGAAGCAGAATCCCCCGACACCGAGACGGGCGCACAGCTGTTCGGCGTCTACAGCGTCGACGACATCGAGTTCAGCGATCCCTCGACCGAGCGCTACATCACGGTCACTCCGATCGCACACACGATGGGGCGTCACGCCGAAAAGCAGTTCAAGAAAAGCGAGATCTCCATCGTCGAGCGGCTCATCAACCGTCTGATGCAGACCGACGAGAACACGGGCAAGAAACAGCAGACGACCCGGATCACTCGTGAGGCCTTCGAGATCGTCCACGAGCGAACCGAGGACAACCCGGTCCAGATCCTCGTCAGCGCCGTCGAGAACAGCGCCCCGCGCGAGGAGACCGTCCGCCTGAAGTACGGTGGCATCTCCGTCCCGAAGGCCGTCGACGTCGCGCCCCAGCGCCGCGTCGATCAGGCCCTGAAGTTCATCGCCGAGGGCGTCTACAACAGTTCGTTCAAGACGACGACCGACGCCGCCGAGGCGCTCGCCCAGCAGCTCATCGGCGCCGCCAACAACGACGTGCAGACCTACGCCGTCTCCCAGAAAGAGGAGAAAGAACGCGTCGCGGCCGCCGCGCGGTAA
- a CDS encoding 30S ribosomal protein S12, whose translation MANGKYAARKLKKDRQKHRWSDSDYARRERGLGEQSDPLEGAPQGRGIVLEKVGIEAKQPNSAIRKCVRVQLIKNGKQVTAFAPGDGAISFIDEHDEVTIAGIGGAKGRAMGDLSGVNYKVEKVNGVSLIELVRGNAEKPVR comes from the coding sequence ATGGCGAACGGCAAATACGCCGCACGCAAACTCAAGAAGGACCGCCAGAAACACCGGTGGTCCGACTCTGATTACGCGCGCCGAGAGCGTGGGCTGGGCGAGCAGTCCGACCCCCTCGAGGGCGCCCCCCAGGGTCGAGGTATCGTACTCGAGAAGGTCGGCATCGAGGCCAAACAGCCCAACTCCGCGATCCGGAAATGCGTCCGGGTCCAGCTGATCAAAAACGGGAAACAGGTCACCGCGTTCGCGCCGGGCGACGGGGCGATCTCGTTCATCGACGAGCACGACGAAGTCACCATCGCCGGGATCGGTGGCGCGAAGGGTCGTGCCATGGGTGACCTCTCGGGTGTCAACTACAAGGTTGAGAAAGTCAACGGCGTCTCGCTGATCGAACTCGTCCGTGGTAACGCGGAAAAGCCGGTGCGATAA
- a CDS encoding rhodanese-like domain-containing protein, whose translation MNAIRPDELDERLSAGQELHVLDIRPASSYENGSIEGSDNVPVYDELRSGDESALRDRLDEIPSDREVVVVCKMGIVAKKATRLLEGEGYDATTLRGGMSGWDGYQKGSLIYRIRSLFWKLR comes from the coding sequence ATGAACGCGATACGTCCGGACGAGTTGGACGAGCGCCTGTCCGCGGGGCAGGAACTGCACGTCCTCGATATCCGACCGGCGTCGTCCTACGAGAACGGATCGATCGAGGGCAGCGACAACGTCCCGGTATACGACGAGCTGCGAAGCGGCGACGAGTCCGCCCTGCGGGATCGACTCGACGAGATACCGAGCGACCGGGAAGTGGTGGTCGTCTGCAAGATGGGGATCGTCGCGAAAAAGGCCACCAGACTACTCGAGGGGGAAGGATACGACGCAACCACGCTCCGCGGCGGGATGAGCGGGTGGGACGGATACCAGAAGGGGTCGCTGATCTACAGGATTCGGTCGCTGTTCTGGAAGCTCCGGTAG
- a CDS encoding alkaline phosphatase family protein, translating to MSRTFVLGLDGASWRLLDPWIEAGELPNLQALRESGTWADSRSCLPPVTFPNWKCYASGKDPGGFGVFWFENVDLDAEEITVCNGSDFDTPELWDYLNDDGQSTGVMNMPSTYPPRELDGFMVSGGPDAVEGEYRSLEEGYTSPPELAAELEDRFGYRVHPEPLLSSNDETGAEVDAILELFEARFEAALTLFEERDLEFMHLTLFYLNVLHHFFWDAEPTKRGWKLVDEWIGRIDDLDDTDLIVMSDHGSGPTQTEFYVNEWLAENGYQARTRSIGSIFQQVGVTRENALTIAKRLGLVGVLSRVVPERVQQLVPQEAGLKRGQKLDAIDLPNTKAVASSQGPIYINPAYDIDSVAQSLIEDLRTVEDEHGRIFTNVYRGEEVYNGPYVDDAPEVVVEQRPGVHVNDGMGGGEIMTEPARWAAENTNTGIFVASGPSFRSDGEREQISITDIAPTVLANAGCAIPTDMRGDVLDIFADEPDIEKRDPLADANRGAGAGEEVSERLKQLGYME from the coding sequence ATGAGCCGAACGTTCGTACTGGGTCTCGACGGGGCCAGTTGGCGGCTGCTCGATCCCTGGATCGAAGCCGGCGAGCTACCGAACCTGCAAGCCCTGCGGGAGTCGGGCACCTGGGCGGACAGCCGGAGCTGTCTCCCGCCCGTGACGTTCCCGAACTGGAAATGCTACGCCTCGGGCAAGGATCCCGGCGGATTCGGCGTGTTCTGGTTCGAAAACGTCGATCTCGACGCCGAGGAGATCACTGTCTGCAACGGCAGCGACTTCGACACGCCCGAGTTGTGGGATTACCTCAACGACGACGGACAATCGACTGGCGTGATGAACATGCCCTCGACGTACCCGCCGCGCGAACTGGACGGGTTCATGGTCTCGGGCGGTCCCGACGCCGTCGAGGGCGAGTACCGATCGCTCGAAGAGGGGTATACGTCACCGCCCGAACTGGCCGCGGAACTCGAGGACCGATTCGGGTATCGGGTCCACCCCGAGCCACTGCTGTCCAGCAACGACGAGACCGGCGCGGAAGTCGACGCAATTCTGGAGTTGTTCGAGGCCCGGTTCGAGGCTGCGCTCACGCTGTTCGAGGAGCGGGATCTGGAGTTCATGCACCTGACGCTGTTCTATCTGAACGTGCTCCATCACTTCTTCTGGGACGCCGAGCCGACCAAACGCGGCTGGAAACTGGTCGACGAGTGGATCGGCCGGATCGACGACCTCGACGACACGGACCTGATCGTCATGTCTGATCACGGTAGCGGTCCGACCCAGACGGAGTTTTACGTCAACGAGTGGCTGGCCGAGAACGGCTACCAGGCCCGCACGCGTTCGATAGGAAGTATTTTCCAGCAGGTCGGTGTCACCCGGGAGAACGCTTTGACTATCGCCAAGCGCCTCGGTCTCGTCGGAGTACTCTCGCGTGTCGTCCCCGAGCGCGTCCAGCAACTCGTGCCACAGGAAGCCGGACTCAAACGCGGGCAGAAACTCGACGCCATCGACCTGCCGAATACGAAAGCCGTCGCCAGCTCCCAGGGACCGATCTACATCAACCCCGCATACGACATCGACAGCGTCGCCCAGTCGCTGATCGAGGACCTCCGGACGGTCGAGGACGAGCACGGCCGGATCTTCACGAACGTCTACCGCGGCGAGGAGGTCTACAACGGCCCCTACGTCGACGACGCGCCGGAGGTCGTCGTCGAACAACGGCCCGGTGTCCACGTCAACGACGGGATGGGCGGCGGCGAGATCATGACCGAACCCGCTCGCTGGGCCGCCGAGAACACGAACACCGGAATCTTCGTCGCTTCGGGCCCCTCGTTCCGGTCCGACGGCGAGCGCGAGCAGATCTCGATCACTGATATCGCCCCGACAGTGCTGGCGAACGCCGGTTGTGCGATCCCCACCGATATGCGCGGCGACGTACTGGACATCTTCGCTGACGAACCCGACATCGAGAAACGCGATCCGCTGGCCGACGCCAACCGCGGCGCTGGCGCGGGCGAGGAGGTTTCCGAACGCCTCAAGCAACTCGGCTATATGGAGTAA